The genomic window TCCAGATAATAATCCCATCATGAAATGCTCAAACCTGTAAACTCCAGCTCACAAGATGAAGTTTTGTGAGGTTTTCTTTTCCGTTTACATTGTAGAATGTTTTGAAAGCCTAAGAAATAGCAAATAAAAAGATTCCATTATTCTGTGCAGCATGCAGCAAGTTCAGTGTTGGCAGCTCTCACAATTGTTTTCTCTTAAGCTCCATCTTTTGGGGTCATCATTGTATAAAAAAATGTACAGTTTTAAGTTTCAAAAGGGCGTTTTCTTCCACTCTCCTTTACAGAAGTTAGAAAAAGTTAATCCTGTAGGCTCAAAACCAGAATGCAAGAACCCCAAATCCAAAAGACTAAAAGCTGTGATATGGATGATGATTGGTTTTGGAGAATCTGGGGAAACCATCAGGTTTTAAGGGCTTGAGGTCGTCAGTCACGGTCCAAACTGAAGCAGGCTAAGTCAGCTTTCTTAAGCAGCAGGAGATCTTTTGCTAACACTTGATCTCTGTTGTGATGTCATCTCTTACATTAATCTGATACTTACATGAGCAGGTTAACCTAATACCAATTAAACTAAACTGAGCTGAATTAAGAGTCTCTGCAGATCTTTTCACTGTTTTACCTTGATGTATTGCATTAAACCAATGGAGCCTTGAATGCTGAAAGGACCTCGTTCCATTTTTGATGTGCTGTTTTCAAtaaagaagcttttctttcATGTGCCATCTGTCCTCTCCATAAGGGTTAAAACTAGCAAAGGCAGTCACTCCATCCTCTCCCACATCTGGGTCTATGATTCTTCTGGACCCAACCCTTGGGGACTACAAGTATGAATCCTCCAAATTCTACTCATACTGCTAAACATGCAGCAATTCAAAATGATTACTCATTGAAATATGAGTTACTATTATGTTGTGCCTAAGGCTTATTCCCAAGATGTGGAGTATTAATCCTGAGTTCAGAAGCTTCCAAGAGCCCAGAGTTAACTCCTGCTGAAGTCTCAAACAGGTTCTCTGTTGTCTTTGGTGATAATCACTGTAGTTTTCAATGCCACAAGTCCCATTTCCCTCTTCCTAGCCAGGTAAATCTGTGCCATTATTGAGGCACCTTGAACAGAGATGTTTTTAATGTGAATATAGATAACAGGAGAGGGGTGTTAATGCCAATTGCTTACATAGTGTTCAGTATTTCTCACTGAAAAATATCTTCTAGAAACAATTATGTATTTCATGCTGTTCATTGCTTGTATGAATTAAGATATATTTTCTGGTTTTTGACTAATCCAATGTCTTTTCTGTCTAATGCTCTTAAATGTCTTGTTCTAACTTCCTAAGGACAGTGGGTAATAAGGTGAGGGCACTttaactttcctgctgttttTCTTATTGCAACATTATTTGTGTCTTTATTTTAGCCTTCTGCCTGTTGTCCAGTCATTCCTTTATTTAGTAATGTGCAATCCATCAAACTCATTTCCAAATGTAATGTGCTGTGAACATTTTGCAACACTTGACATGTGAAAAATCTGGCTTAGATTGGTGAAATGTCTTCCGAAGTGTCTCCGTACCTTCCCCTCTAGATGAGACATCCATATTTTTCTGTCTTGCCATCTAGAGATGTATGTTCCCTGTTGCACATCTAGAAATGTTTGCTTTGCAGGTCTTACTTCTGTAACCTACCTCACTGTGGCTCTTGACATGTGGCTACAAGAGCAGACTGTTGACTTCCTTCCTTGTGGCATGGAGCTGTTGTCCAGAAGCACAGACTCTCTTCTAGATATTAAGTGTTATTTCTGTCCTGGTCACCAAATCTGCCATGACCAAGGGTTTGGAAATGAATTCGCACAGTGTGGCCTCATAAATTCAAAGTATCATCATTCAAGTTAGAAATAACAGAATAGTTGCATTTCAGTGGAGAGCTCAGGGACGTATGAAGCTACAGTAGTGCCACAGACCTGTGTCTTCATTCACAGATGTTGGAAGGGAGAGCCGTCACTGCCACCTCAGAAATTCTGGCTGGCTTTTGTCAGTAAAATGTGCTTTAAAACAACAGggtggcaggaaaaaaaaaaaaaagaaaaaaagaatccaCAAGGCAGAAACCCCAAAAGTTAAATGGAACTGTTCGTGGGAGTAAAATGATAATGCATGCATGCCCCACTGCTCTGTGATCACACTGATACAGCCTACAGTGAGATACTCCATCCAAgacttttgtctgttttgtatGTCAGTCTATCTGAGTCTTTGTCAGAGAGTTGTTCCCATTCTTTTACAAGAACTTTATGAgtgtgaaaaacaaaccaagcccaTGTTTCCCCACAGCAAGAGTTCTGCTTGAGCAGCAGAGAATACTGCCAattaaaaagaagcagcagctgcagtgggttTATGTCCCTGTAGGttagcagcctgtgctgtgtgctcaAATTCTTACATTTGAAGTTTGAACTTCTGAGGAAACAAAGGCTTTGATTTAACAGATCATGGCCTTCTTGATTCAGAGCAAAAGTGGTTTAAGTTAAGGTATGAGAGGAGATACAAGTTAGACTCTAGTGCTGCTGCGGTCACAGGATGCTCATAATCTgatgtggacgtggcactttggtACATGgtgtaatggccatggtgatgttaggtcagtagttggactcagtgggctcagagggcttttccaactgaaacaattctatggttctgtgctACAGTGCTTCTTGCACTGGTGCTTTGTCCCTCTTTTATTACAAGCCAACATTTCAGGACAACCGCTGCTCGTAACAATGAGCCCTGAGATTGGAAAATACATCCTTTAGCCACAagtctaattaaaaaaaagcagattcCAGTGTTAGTGGaatcttgtttgtttgtgtgcttGCTGCAAGCCTTGCAGTGTAAATTAGAGCTCTTAAGATGGCTGAACTCTGATTTGCTTTattgagctgcagctccagttGGGAACAGCACATACCCAAAGAGAATCGGTCCCAGAGGTGCTCACAAATGACATTCTCCTGATAGAAGCTGTCTCTTGTAGATTCAGTTTATGCTAACAGCAAGACAGTAAAGTGGATTTGAATCCTGAGTTTTGCAATGGCATTTCCTGAAGTTAAAATCAGTATCTAGATATCCTCTGAATGAATGACCATTGTCATCATTTAATGCTAAACTGTTCTTTaagtttccttttctctgtctcCATCTAGACCTGCATTTGCTGCAAGATCTTTTGTTAACATTGTTTGTTTAATTCTCACGTTCTTTTGTTTCTTACTTCACTCCAACAGACATCTCAGCCAAGCCCTGGTGGTCAGTCTACATGCAGCAGCGAACAGTCCCCCATCAGCAGCTATTCCAACAATGGGATCGAGCTTACTCTGACCGGTGGTGGTAGTGTAGGAGACCTCAGTGTCATCGATGAAACCCCAATCATGGACTCTACCATTTCCACAGCTACCACAGCACTTGGCTTACAGGCCAGGAGGAATATGACAGGGACCAAATGGATGGAGCAAGTGAAATTAGAAAGGTTGAAACAAGTTAATGGAATGCTTCCAAGACTGAACCCCGTTCCACCTTCCAAAGCCCCGACCTTGCCACCTCTCATAGGAAATGGTGAGACACACATAACAGGAGTGGTAACACGTTTTGTCCTTAAAGTCTTTGCACGCTAGCTCAATCTTGCAACCCTTGCAAAAGAGTAGTGCAGCTTATGACTCTCAGCAGCTGTGAGAAGAGTAAATTGATCACTTTCTGTTTATTCCTTCATTAGAAGCCCCACAGCCCATCCTGAGAGAAGTTTTACAGATCAGAGCCCAGCAAGGGAGCCACGCACCACATTTTAAATATTCCCTACAGTTAAAAGTTTGGACCCAATATAAGCATAACCCTGTCTTGCTTTGAGGCAAGGCAGATGAGGCCAGCTGACTGTATGGAAGTTTCTCAAATGAGGCCTTAGCAAGGCACCCTTTGCATGGATGTGCTGGGCTGCCCTTTAAATGAGCTCTTCCCACACATGTAAGTAATCCTTTATGTACAGATTCTGCTGCTACAGCAGGTAGATAATCCATGAGTGGGAGCAAGGTAAGGTTGAACTCTGAAAATCCATAGTGGTTTTCATATAAGGAACTGCTCACTGCCAAAAATatatgtccctgctgcctctgcattgCCTGCCACGTGCCTGTAGGTTTCTGAGCTCCACCCAGCAGTGACAGCTCAGGTTTTCTGAAGCCCAtccaattgaaaaaaaaacaaacaactatgtaaaaatgaagaaatgtaTTCTGTTtacttaaaaccaaaacaaggaaACCAGCAAAGATGTTTTGCAGTTGTTAGGAGTTATTTCAAGACATCTTAGAAATGACCCTGAATAGCCTCCAGTTTGTACATTTTGCTATTCCATGCAAATGCCTGTTCAATTATATTTTGCCTATAAAAATCTCCCTTACAGATGTGTCCTGGCACATCAGtcagcacagccacactgcaggctggagcacTACACCAGCTGATGACAGTTTGTGGCTGTGGCCTATAAATTTTGTGCTTGGATTCTCACTGCAATGGTACCCTTGAGTCTCTGAATTAGCTTTTAACCAAAGGACACAGTTTTTGTCCCAACTTCTCTCAAGAAAAAGCACTGCTATGATTTGCTATGGTGACTCAGGCTGTTCCTCTGTACTCCCTTTATTTCTTTACTGGGTGTTTTTTGTACCAGTTTCTGAGTACTGCTTGTTGCTTTAACTGTGGGTTTTGCCTGCAGGTACCCAgtcaaacagcagctgcagcatagGAGGATCCATGACTATCCTACCGAACAGGAACGAACTTTCAAGTACGGACATCACTGTGTTGAACATGCTGAACAGGAGGGACAGCAATACTAGCACAATCAGTTCAGCCTACTTGAGCAGCCGCAGGTCCTCTGGTATCTCGCCTTGCTTCTCCAGCCGGAGGTCCAGCGACGCCTCCCAGGCAGAGGGAAGACCACAAAACGTGAGTGTTGCAGACTCCTACGACCCCATCTCGACGGATGCCTCTCGGCGCTCCAGTGAAGCGAGCCAGTGTGATGACCTGCCAAGTCTTCTCAGCCTCACCCCAGCCCAGCAATACAGGCTGAAAGCTAAATATGCAGCAGCTACTGGTGGACCCCCACCAACTCCACTGCCTAACATGGAGAGGATGAGCCTCAAAACAAGGATGGCACTCTTGGGTGACTGCAGGGAGTCTGGAGTATCTCCACTGCCTCCAGTGAATGCCCCTCGAAGATGTAGTGATGGTGGGGCAAACGGTTACAGCAGGAGGCATTTTCTGTCTCATGATGCTCTAGGAAATGGGACAAGGAGAGCCAGCGATCCAGTAAGGATGGCCTCAGACAACCTCTCTGTCCCTAGAGTCCAGCGTTTCAACAGTCTTAATAGCTTTAACCCTCCTGCTTCGCATCCATCCACGGAAAAGCGCAACCTTGTTCTTCAGAACTATACCCGTTCAGAGGGTGACGTCTTCCGTGGCTTCAGCTCCCCCTGTCCTCCAAGCATCAGCGAGAACGTCGCCCTGGAGGCTGCTACGATGGAAGCGGGGGGCAGTCTGAATGATGAGGATCTCCTGCCAGATGATGTGGTTCAGTATCTGAATTCCCAGAACCAGGGCATGTACGACCACTTGTTGAACAATGTTCTAGACAGCAACAAAATGCATCACAGCTCAGTGTTAGGCAACAACAACCCCAGCAACTTTGATCAAGCCTCTCCACCGAGCAGTCAGCAGGCAGGTTCTGAGGCAAACAAGAGTGACTTGCCCATTCAGTGGAATGAAGTAAGCTCAGGAAGTTCTGACTTGTCTCCTTCAAAACTGAAATGCAGTCAGCGCTCGGCAGTACAGCAGACTCGAGCCTTCGGACTGTACAGCAATATGATGGTTCAGCAGCAGAACTTGGAGAGAAACACCATGGCCCAGCAGAACGGCTACCAGAACCTGGTGGAGAACAATGGTTCCTACAGTTTGCAGCCAAACATGGTTCTTGGCAGCACTAATTCCTTCAGCGTGCAGCCCAACAAGCCATACAATGACAGCGGCAGCAGGCAAGCATTGATGTCTGGAGCAATGGACAATTCCTGCGCCTTGGCGGTTCAAGGGCAGAAGCTGAGAAGCAGCAATGTGCCAATGAGTGGGAACCAGCAAAATTTTGGCCATCCCATGGCATCCAGCGATCAACCCACCAATATGGCAAATGGGGTGCAGAGCAGGAATATGATGGAACAGGAATATTTGCAAAACCAACCAGTTGGAAATGGCATTCATTACCAGGGAGTCAATCAGTCCGGTCAAATGATGCTAGGGCAGGTTAGTCCTACCTCACAAAGCAGCCTGTATCAGGGGCCGCAGAGTTGTCCACCGGTGTCTCACACCCTTGGTAGCCAGCCTCCAGGTTTGTTGGTGGCCAAAAGTTACCAGCCGTGCTCtaattacagcagcagcagacggCCAAACATGCCGAGAAACAACTTGGCACAACAGCAAGGACACGTAAGCGATGGCGACCAGACATACAGGGTAAACACCATTAAGATGGAGATGCAAGGTCAATCACAGCAGTTCTGCTCTAACACGCAGAATTACTCTGGTCAGTTGTATGACCAAAGCACAGGCTTTAGCCACCAAGCTATCAAAACAGGTTCTTTCTTTGGTTCGGAAGCcaactgcctgctgcaggggactgCGACTGCAAACTCAGCCGAGCTTCTTTCCCCAGGGGCTAACCAAGTGTCAAGCACAGTTGACAGCATTGACAGCAACAGCCTGGAGGGTGTGCAGATTGATTTCGATGCTATCATAGATGATGGGGACCATGTCAGTTTAATTTCAGGAGCCCTGAGCCCAAGTATCATTCAGAATCTCTCCCGCAATTCCTCACGCCTCACCACTCCCCGAGCGTCTCTTACATTCCCAGCTATGCCCGTAAGCACAACCAACATGGCTATTGGGGACATGAGCTCTTTGTTGACCTCACTTGCAGAAGAAAGCAAGTTTCTCGCTGTTATGCaatagacattaaaaaaaaaaagaaacacaacccccccctccccctccaacaaccaaccaaccaacaaaataCCCTTAGGAGAtaacagatggaaaaaaaaagactcatATTTTTTAGTTGTGTATGTATTTTAGCAATCTCATCTCACCTAAATGGGATGTGTTTCAAGTATATTCCTTTTATGGAATAAGGACTCTGAAAACCCTAAAGTGTTCTAGGGAGAAACTGTCTTCCATTTCAGTTTTGAATCAGTATTGCTACACccattcccccttctctcttttctctctcccctttatGAATGTCTGTatgcttcctttttcctttttccttttgttttgtttgggtttgtttataaTTGTAACCCAATGTAAACGTGTGAACtgcatgttttggttttgttttggggtattttttttaaaaagaaaggtcTGATGAAATGACTTTGCTGTTAGTCAAAAGAAAACCAGGCCTCAGAAAACTGTTGTTGCAACTTTCCCCCTAAACCTATAGGCACAAAATAAGCAGGCACACATCCTCTCTGGAGGCATTGGGTACACCACGCCATGGTGGACAACCAGTTTAGAAAGGCACTGCTATGGTACCCCTGGGCTGTGGTTTGAGAGTCATGGAGCACAAGAAATGAGACAGTTCAAGCAACTAAGAAATTTAAACTATTGGCCCTTTGATCCCTAGCAAATGTTTAAGGTTTTTGtaagcacacagagctgtcacTGCCTCATGTAAAGGTGCTGGGATTGTGTCATGTTTAATCCATttcagaggaaggagaggaccAGAAAGCTATCCTTAGTCCAGCTCTCATCTGCTTTAGTATTTGGTACTCTGGTTTTCAGCCTTCCTTTTAAATGACTGGACAGTGAAATTCTGGGTATGTTTCGTGATTTGGGCTGTCTGTAATCCCTTCTTTGCATAAATGTGCATACCACATTTATGGAGAGATGGTCAGCATCTTATGGAGGCTTTCAGACCATAAGACAACAAAATTGG from Dryobates pubescens isolate bDryPub1 chromosome 4, bDryPub1.pri, whole genome shotgun sequence includes these protein-coding regions:
- the GLI3 gene encoding transcriptional activator GLI3 isoform X2 encodes the protein MQPQGGQGLGKISEEPSTSSEERASLIKKEIHGSISHLPEPSVPYRGTLFTMDPRNGYMDPHYHPPHLFPAFHPPVPIDARHHEGRYHYEPSPIPPLHVPSALSSSPTYSELPFLRISPHRNPAATSESPFSTPHPYINPYMDYIRSLHSSPSLSMISAARGLSPTDAPHAGVSPAEYYHQMALLAGQRSPYADIIPSAATAGAGALHMEYLHAMDSARFPSPRLSARPSRKRTLSISPLSDHSFDLQTMIRTSPNSLVTILNNSRSSSSASGSYGHLSASAISPALSFTYPPTPVSLQQMHQQIISRQQTLGSAFGHSPPLIHPAPTFPTQRPIPGIPSVLNPVQVSSGPSESTQNKPTSESAVSSTGDPMHNKRSKIKPDEDLPSPGAGSMQEQPEGMTLVKEEGDKDESKQEPEVVYETNCHWEGCSREFDTQEQLVHHINNDHIHGEKKEFVCRWLDCSREQKPFKAQYMLVVHMRRHTGEKPHKCTFEGCTKAYSRLENLKTHLRSHTGEKPYVCEHEGCNKAFSNASDRAKHQNRTHSNEKPYVCKIPGCTKRYTDPSSLRKHVKTVHGPEAHVTKKQRGDIHPRPPPPRDPGSHSQTRSPGHQTQGAIGEQKDLSNTTSKREECLQVKAVKAEKPMTSQPSPGGQSTCSSEQSPISSYSNNGIELTLTGGGSVGDLSVIDETPIMDSTISTATTALGLQARRNMTGTKWMEQVKLERLKQVNGMLPRLNPVPPSKAPTLPPLIGNGTQSNSSCSIGGSMTILPNRNELSSTDITVLNMLNRRDSNTSTISSAYLSSRRSSGISPCFSSRRSSDASQAEGRPQNVSVADSYDPISTDASRRSSEASQCDDLPSLLSLTPAQQYRLKAKYAAATGGPPPTPLPNMERMSLKTRMALLGDCRESGVSPLPPVNAPRRCSDGGANGYSRRHFLSHDALGNGTRRASDPVRMASDNLSVPRVQRFNSLNSFNPPASHPSTEKRNLVLQNYTRSEGDVFRGFSSPCPPSISENVALEAATMEAGGSLNDEDLLPDDVVQYLNSQNQGMYDHLLNNVLDSNKMHHSSVLGNNNPSNFDQASPPSSQQAGSEANKSDLPIQWNEVSSGSSDLSPSKLKCSQRSAVQQTRAFGLYSNMMVQQQNLERNTMAQQNGYQNLVENNGSYSLQPNMVLGSTNSFSVQPNKPYNDSGSRQALMSGAMDNSCALAVQGQKLRSSNVPMSGNQQNFGHPMASSDQPTNMANGVQSRNMMEQEYLQNQPVGNGIHYQGVNQSGQMMLGQVSPTSQSSLYQGPQSCPPVSHTLGSQPPGLLVAKSYQPCSNYSSSRRPNMPRNNLAQQQGHVSDGDQTYRVNTIKMEMQGQSQQFCSNTQNYSGQLYDQSTGFSHQAIKTGSFFGSEANCLLQGTATANSAELLSPGANQVSSTVDSIDSNSLEGVQIDFDAIIDDGDHVSLISGALSPSIIQNLSRNSSRLTTPRASLTFPAMPVSTTNMAIGDMSSLLTSLAEESKFLAVMQ
- the GLI3 gene encoding transcriptional activator GLI3 isoform X1 yields the protein MEAQSHSSTTTEKKKVETSIVKCSSRTDVSEKAVASSTTSNEDESPGQTYHRERRNAITMQPQGGQGLGKISEEPSTSSEERASLIKKEIHGSISHLPEPSVPYRGTLFTMDPRNGYMDPHYHPPHLFPAFHPPVPIDARHHEGRYHYEPSPIPPLHVPSALSSSPTYSELPFLRISPHRNPAATSESPFSTPHPYINPYMDYIRSLHSSPSLSMISAARGLSPTDAPHAGVSPAEYYHQMALLAGQRSPYADIIPSAATAGAGALHMEYLHAMDSARFPSPRLSARPSRKRTLSISPLSDHSFDLQTMIRTSPNSLVTILNNSRSSSSASGSYGHLSASAISPALSFTYPPTPVSLQQMHQQIISRQQTLGSAFGHSPPLIHPAPTFPTQRPIPGIPSVLNPVQVSSGPSESTQNKPTSESAVSSTGDPMHNKRSKIKPDEDLPSPGAGSMQEQPEGMTLVKEEGDKDESKQEPEVVYETNCHWEGCSREFDTQEQLVHHINNDHIHGEKKEFVCRWLDCSREQKPFKAQYMLVVHMRRHTGEKPHKCTFEGCTKAYSRLENLKTHLRSHTGEKPYVCEHEGCNKAFSNASDRAKHQNRTHSNEKPYVCKIPGCTKRYTDPSSLRKHVKTVHGPEAHVTKKQRGDIHPRPPPPRDPGSHSQTRSPGHQTQGAIGEQKDLSNTTSKREECLQVKAVKAEKPMTSQPSPGGQSTCSSEQSPISSYSNNGIELTLTGGGSVGDLSVIDETPIMDSTISTATTALGLQARRNMTGTKWMEQVKLERLKQVNGMLPRLNPVPPSKAPTLPPLIGNGTQSNSSCSIGGSMTILPNRNELSSTDITVLNMLNRRDSNTSTISSAYLSSRRSSGISPCFSSRRSSDASQAEGRPQNVSVADSYDPISTDASRRSSEASQCDDLPSLLSLTPAQQYRLKAKYAAATGGPPPTPLPNMERMSLKTRMALLGDCRESGVSPLPPVNAPRRCSDGGANGYSRRHFLSHDALGNGTRRASDPVRMASDNLSVPRVQRFNSLNSFNPPASHPSTEKRNLVLQNYTRSEGDVFRGFSSPCPPSISENVALEAATMEAGGSLNDEDLLPDDVVQYLNSQNQGMYDHLLNNVLDSNKMHHSSVLGNNNPSNFDQASPPSSQQAGSEANKSDLPIQWNEVSSGSSDLSPSKLKCSQRSAVQQTRAFGLYSNMMVQQQNLERNTMAQQNGYQNLVENNGSYSLQPNMVLGSTNSFSVQPNKPYNDSGSRQALMSGAMDNSCALAVQGQKLRSSNVPMSGNQQNFGHPMASSDQPTNMANGVQSRNMMEQEYLQNQPVGNGIHYQGVNQSGQMMLGQVSPTSQSSLYQGPQSCPPVSHTLGSQPPGLLVAKSYQPCSNYSSSRRPNMPRNNLAQQQGHVSDGDQTYRVNTIKMEMQGQSQQFCSNTQNYSGQLYDQSTGFSHQAIKTGSFFGSEANCLLQGTATANSAELLSPGANQVSSTVDSIDSNSLEGVQIDFDAIIDDGDHVSLISGALSPSIIQNLSRNSSRLTTPRASLTFPAMPVSTTNMAIGDMSSLLTSLAEESKFLAVMQ